In the Staphylococcus condimenti genome, one interval contains:
- a CDS encoding CCA tRNA nucleotidyltransferase encodes MNKDLFLKAAPILQEIQDNGFEAYYVGGAVRDYLMGRPIHDIDITTSASPDEIESIFAHTIPIGKEHGTINVVYNRENYEVTTFRAEGEYEDHRRPNEVIFVRDLYKDVERRDFTINAIAMDNQFNIKDYFNGYTDIQNKLIKTVGNPYERFDEDALRILRGLRFKSQLRFDIDCNTYNAMQEKIADTEYLSIERIIIELRKLLEGTDASVVYPLLNELQFFKYVPFFNSFDTEDIKINEPIKLEMLIAIMLFKQPSNISLSKLKISNDSKKEIQKYITILKKLPEIQTKKALKVFVYDYGISILSYILDMRDTLAANQIKLGHPLIFNIKTINDINQNLIIHQRSDMMVNGKDILESLNLKGGPWLKNVLREIECAIINQEIPNQKSEIINWVRTHVEI; translated from the coding sequence ATGAATAAAGATTTATTTTTAAAAGCAGCCCCAATCTTACAAGAAATTCAAGATAATGGATTTGAAGCCTATTATGTAGGAGGAGCAGTTCGTGACTATTTAATGGGTAGACCGATACATGACATTGATATTACAACAAGTGCTTCTCCTGATGAAATAGAAAGTATTTTTGCTCATACTATTCCCATTGGCAAAGAACATGGCACAATTAATGTCGTATATAACCGCGAAAATTATGAAGTGACAACATTTAGAGCTGAGGGTGAGTATGAGGATCATCGAAGACCTAACGAAGTCATTTTTGTCAGAGATTTATATAAAGATGTCGAACGCCGTGATTTTACAATTAATGCGATAGCTATGGATAATCAATTTAATATTAAAGATTATTTCAACGGATATACTGATATACAAAATAAATTGATAAAAACAGTGGGTAACCCTTATGAGCGTTTTGATGAGGATGCTTTGCGTATTTTACGTGGATTGCGTTTCAAATCGCAATTACGTTTTGATATTGATTGTAACACTTATAATGCCATGCAAGAAAAAATTGCTGACACTGAATATTTATCAATTGAACGTATTATAATAGAATTACGCAAATTATTAGAAGGAACGGATGCATCAGTTGTTTATCCTTTATTAAATGAATTACAATTCTTTAAATATGTGCCGTTTTTCAATTCATTTGACACTGAGGATATCAAGATTAATGAACCTATTAAATTAGAGATGTTAATTGCAATAATGTTATTCAAACAACCTTCAAATATTTCATTATCAAAACTAAAAATAAGCAATGATAGTAAGAAAGAAATCCAGAAATATATAACAATTTTAAAAAAGCTGCCAGAAATTCAAACTAAGAAAGCGTTAAAGGTATTCGTTTATGATTATGGTATCTCAATACTTTCTTATATACTGGATATGAGAGATACATTAGCAGCCAATCAGATTAAATTAGGACATCCGCTTATTTTTAATATTAAAACTATAAATGATATAAACCAAAATTTAATCATACACCAACGTAGTGATATGATGGTAAATGGTAAAGATATTTTAGAGTCCTTAAATTTAAAAGGAGGACCTTGGTTGAAAAATGTGCTGCGTGAAATTGAATGTGCCATTATCAACCAAGAAATTCCAAATCAAAAAAGTGAAATCATAAATTGGGTGAGAACACATGTCGAAATATAG